The Patescibacteria group bacterium DNA segment GACCTCTTGCCAAACCAGCTCAGCAATTTTTTCTTTAGTCATTATTTGTCCATTTTCAACGCATTCGATTAGAGCAAATCCTGGGTAATTTTTTCCAATATCCAGATAAGTTTGTTCGGCAGCTTTTAGATGGTTGATGTCATTTTCATGGATGTCGCGTTTTTTTTCTCCGATGTATTCACGTCGTCCTTTGCCGTCAACCATTTTTTGGGATATTTCCGCGGCAACATGGAGAATAATATTGATGTCTGGTTTTGGTATTTTAAAAATTTCGTATTCTAGGTTATACAACCAGTCGAGATATTCTTTTCTTTTTTGGGCATCAATAAATTTTGCTCCTTGATGACCCATATTTGCCGCTACGTAGCGGTTGGAAACAATAATTTTTCCTTCAGCCAACCATCGACGCATATCAAAACTAGCAGCATATCTGTCGGTAGCGTAGAAAATAGAAGCTACTTTTGGATCAACATCATTTGTTCCGCCATATTTACCATTAAGATATTCTTCGACCAATCCGGCTGATTTTTGGCCGTAGCGCGGAAAGTCGGTTACTTCAACGTTATAACCGTCGGTTTTTAGTCGATTAACCAATATTTCCGTCTGAGTGGCTTTGCCTGAACCGTCAGTGCCATCGATGACTATTAATTTTCCAACCATATTTTTTTAAATTATTCTGATTTTTTTTCGTTGTTTTGACGAGCGGCGTATGGATTGAAGACAAAATCTTTACGATCCATAGTGGCTGCCCAGGAAATACCGGTTTGATCCATGTCAACGCGGATGTATTTGGCTAGCAGTGGTTGGACGCTGTTCAATTTTTGCCAGCAGAGCTGAGCAATACGTCTGTATGAAGCGTGGCCTTTTTTGCCGCTACGTAGAGAGATAAAATGATGTAGTTCGCGTAAGTTCCAGGTAAATAGCGTCCGATGGCGAAAAGCTAGCGGTACCAAGTATCCGGCTTCAAAAGGAAACTTGGTACTGATTTTTTGGTAAGCGTCAGCAGCGGCATCCATGGCTTTTTTGTAATCATCGCCAAATCCAGCCTCGACAATTTCGTCCGGAGTTTCGTAGCCGTGAACAGCGGTGACTAATTGGTTAGTTTGCGTGCACATACGGTGACGTTGGACGTCGCGGAAAGCACCGTAGTCCATTAGGATGTCAAAAGTATAATAGATGTGTTCAAATTCACGTAAGGGCGCGTCAAAGGTAGCACGGCGATTCAGCGCCTCGTCGATGATTTTTTCTTTTTGATTCGTTGTCATTTGCTTTACTTGTTCGATTATTTGCTGATAGGGAATGTCTGAGAAGCGGTAAAGCAGGGCGGCAATCAGTTTATTCTCAGCGTCGGTGTCGTAGTCGACGATATTTACCGGTTCTTCGGTTGGTTGGATTTGTTTTCTATTAAATATTTCAGAAGCGATATTTTTCAGGGATTTGCCGGTAGCTTTTTGGTATTCGTTAATATCGGCGAATTTGATCAATGTCGGCACTTCGGCAATGCCGGCATTTTTTATATCTTCGCCAATATTATTCATTTCCTGGAGTGGATGAGAAAGTAGTTTGACTATCAAGTGTTCGAGCGTTCTGGCGTTCACTGTCATGCCAAGATTAGTTAGTGTACCGGCCGGCAGTAAGTAACGGGCGTTATCGCAGGTACGAGATTTGCAAACACTGGCATAAATTTTTTCGCCTTGTTCTGGAGTTGGCGGATATTTATTTTTAATAAACTCGCCTAACGGACCCATGATTTTTTCGTAAGTATCAAAAAGCAGATTGATAGTATTTTTGTATAAATCGGCAAATTCCGAGTTCATTATGTTTTCCGGGTAATAACATCGGTCGCGGGTAAAGATTTGATAGCGAGTAGATTTTTCAGTGAAAGAAGCGAGACGGCAATCCTCGATGATTTTGGTGGCAATAATAGAAACGTTTTCCATGGCAATGGAAAGGAAGGCATGTTCGGCAACAGAGGAATGGCCATAGCCGACTACCCACTTTTCATGAAATTCCGCTGATTTGGCTTCGGTTAGCTCTTTAGCAATTTCGTCAAAAGACTCTGGACTACGTGAACATTTGGCGAAAGTCACGGCGCGGACTTCGGGCATAAGTTCGTGGCTAAGAGTGTAGATACGGCGGACATTAGACATAAAATTGGGGCTAGGAATTAGGAGTTGGGAACTAGGATCTAGGAACTAGGAATGCTAATAAATAAGGAAATTGAGAAATTGTCTCCCTTCGGGAGATGTCCCGAAGGGACAGAAATTAAGAAATAATTTTTACTCTGGACTGTGGACTGTGGGCTCTGGACTTGGGATCCCGGACCGATTTTATTTTCCGGTTGAGCCGTAGCCACCGCGACTGTTGCTTTGCATTTGATCAGTTTCTTCCCATTCGGTTTTATCGATACGGATAAAAACGGCTTGCCCGATGCGTTCGCCTCGGTCAATCGTTACTTTATTGTCCGTGAAATTATAGACTTGCAAAAGAATCTCGTCTTTTTCACCGCAATAGTCTTGATCAACTATACCCAGGCCGTGGGGAATTAGTAGACCTTTTCTTTTCGGTGTGCTGGAACGAGGAACTATTGCTAGCATATAGCCGGGAGGTGTTTCGATGATTAAGTTGGTGGGAATCACGGAGACGGTTTTAGCAGGTATAGTCATGGCTGTCCTGCTATATAAATCAAAAGCTACCGACCCGGGAGTTTGATAGTCGGGTAGTGGCAAATCTTTTTCGATTCTCTTTATTTTAACTTTCATTGATTTTTTTTAATATCTTTTCGATTTGTTCTTGCAATTCTGCTAGAGTGCCGTTGTTGGTGATGGTAAGATTAGCGGTTTGACCAGTGGGGCCGATTTCGTTTTCGGCTTCGGCGTGTTGTTCAACTTGAAACTCAGCAAAGGTTTTGTTTTTATCATCGGTGTTTTCGCCACGGTCAATAATTCTTTGGTAGCGGATTTTTTCATCAGCCGTTAGGTAGATGAGGTAAAATCCGGGAATTTCTTTGAGATAGCTTATATCGGCCAGACGGCGAACGCCGTCGACGGTAATAATTTGTGCTGGATCATTTTTTACGTCTTCAGCTATAACTTTGGCAAAAATATTTTCGTTAAAATTTTGCCGCAAGATCATCGAGAGATTTTGCATGTTTTTACGGTTGATCTCAAGATATAGGCGATCTAAAACATCTCGCAGGATGGTTGAGAAACGATAAGACGGAGCGTTGTATTTTTCTTTTAGATATTTGCAGGCGGTGCCTTTGCCGCTGACCATCTCACCGACAAAACCTAATATTATTTTTTTTGCCATATTTTACATGTTATCGTAGTGAACCATTTCTGAACTTAATAATTCATAAATCACTCCAGCTTGGGAAAAAATATCTTTACTACGTTCGCCGGCATGATAGTCAAATTCGCACACCACGCGTTTGATACCGGAATTAATAATCATTTTGGCGCAGGTGTAACAAGGAGTCATTTTACAATAAAGAGTGCCGTTTTCTAAAGAGATGCCTAGACGGGCTGCTTGGCAGATAGCATTTTGTTCGGCGTGAGTAGTGCGGATGCAATGTTGACTTTCATGACCGTCGGGATGACGAACGACGTGAAATTCGTGACCGACTTCGTCGCAGTGATCGCAGCCAGAGGGTGAACCCACATAGCCGGTGACCAAAAGTTGTTTGTTTCTCGCAATGCAACAACCGCTTCTACCTCGATCACAAGTAGCACGAGCTGCCGCCGCGCGGGCAATACCCATAAAGTATTCATCCCATGATGGTCGCGTATAAGTGTTTTCTGACATAAAAAAAGAGATTAGTTTATAGCCTCCTAGTTAGTTTATTTTATCAGAACGAAACGGGCGGGGAAAGGGGATAACTAAAAAATCCGCTTTTGCGGCGGATTTTTTAGTTATAGATCGGTTATAGAAGTTGTTTTAAGCGGCATTGATACGAATGCCGGGACCCATAGCTGTGCAAACAGTAATACTTTTTATGTAAGTACCTTTAGACGATGATGGTTTGGCTTTTTTTACCGACTCGATAAAGGCGTTGAAGTTTTCAGTCAGCTTTTCCTTGCCAAAAGAGACTTTGCCGATTATTTGGTGGATATTAGAAGTAGCATCGTTTTTGAAGGTAATTTTCCCTTTTTTCAATTCCTCGACTGTTTTTTTGATATTAGTGGTAATAGTTTCGTTTTTTGGCGATGGCATCAAGCCTCGAGTGCC contains these protein-coding regions:
- a CDS encoding thymidylate kinase, with the protein product MVGKLIVIDGTDGSGKATQTEILVNRLKTDGYNVEVTDFPRYGQKSAGLVEEYLNGKYGGTNDVDPKVASIFYATDRYAASFDMRRWLAEGKIIVSNRYVAANMGHQGAKFIDAQKRKEYLDWLYNLEYEIFKIPKPDINIILHVAAEISQKMVDGKGRREYIGEKKRDIHENDINHLKAAEQTYLDIGKNYPGFALIECVENGQIMTKEKIAELVWQEVKKII
- a CDS encoding FAD-dependent thymidylate synthase; translation: MSNVRRIYTLSHELMPEVRAVTFAKCSRSPESFDEIAKELTEAKSAEFHEKWVVGYGHSSVAEHAFLSIAMENVSIIATKIIEDCRLASFTEKSTRYQIFTRDRCYYPENIMNSEFADLYKNTINLLFDTYEKIMGPLGEFIKNKYPPTPEQGEKIYASVCKSRTCDNARYLLPAGTLTNLGMTVNARTLEHLIVKLLSHPLQEMNNIGEDIKNAGIAEVPTLIKFADINEYQKATGKSLKNIASEIFNRKQIQPTEEPVNIVDYDTDAENKLIAALLYRFSDIPYQQIIEQVKQMTTNQKEKIIDEALNRRATFDAPLREFEHIYYTFDILMDYGAFRDVQRHRMCTQTNQLVTAVHGYETPDEIVEAGFGDDYKKAMDAAADAYQKISTKFPFEAGYLVPLAFRHRTLFTWNLRELHHFISLRSGKKGHASYRRIAQLCWQKLNSVQPLLAKYIRVDMDQTGISWAATMDRKDFVFNPYAARQNNEKKSE
- the dut gene encoding dUTP diphosphatase: MKVKIKRIEKDLPLPDYQTPGSVAFDLYSRTAMTIPAKTVSVIPTNLIIETPPGYMLAIVPRSSTPKRKGLLIPHGLGIVDQDYCGEKDEILLQVYNFTDNKVTIDRGERIGQAVFIRIDKTEWEETDQMQSNSRGGYGSTGK
- a CDS encoding AAA family ATPase produces the protein MAKKIILGFVGEMVSGKGTACKYLKEKYNAPSYRFSTILRDVLDRLYLEINRKNMQNLSMILRQNFNENIFAKVIAEDVKNDPAQIITVDGVRRLADISYLKEIPGFYLIYLTADEKIRYQRIIDRGENTDDKNKTFAEFQVEQHAEAENEIGPTGQTANLTITNNGTLAELQEQIEKILKKINES
- a CDS encoding cytidine/deoxycytidylate deaminase family protein; the encoded protein is MSENTYTRPSWDEYFMGIARAAAARATCDRGRSGCCIARNKQLLVTGYVGSPSGCDHCDEVGHEFHVVRHPDGHESQHCIRTTHAEQNAICQAARLGISLENGTLYCKMTPCYTCAKMIINSGIKRVVCEFDYHAGERSKDIFSQAGVIYELLSSEMVHYDNM